CAGTTGTTCAGTTGTGGAGAgtaaaaaatatggaaaaaccCTGTGAGAACTGGGTAGGAGTTTTTGAATTAAGGTAATTGCTTAAATTGAATTAAGGAGTCACCATCAGCAAATCAAATAATGTTAATGCCAGTTATACTAGCTGCAAGAGTGTTGTGAGTTGTTCAGCACCTCCATGAGACATCATGAAGGAGAGAGCAGATGAAAAGGTAGCAACTTACATAGACCATATTTGAATCTtgttttagggggaaaaaaaggtgctGTGTATGGCCATCTGTGGTTATGTATTTCTACCACATGTAAAGCATGTTTTATCCATGATGTCATAAAATTCAATGAGCTTACAGAATAGTGTTAGACCTTGGGGATTTGTCCTGTAAAGAGGAAGATATCTGAAAGGGCTCTCTCAATGGTCTATTGCAGCAATTTGAGGTACAAATAACAATCAGAACATTAGCTTTGAGATTCTCCCTGAGACTCACCTGCATTGTATTTGGAAAATGTAAACACATTCTTGATCAAAACATAAAGATATTCTTGGTCAAAGCATAAAGGCATTCTTGATCTTTGTCCTGAAGAAGTGGGTCTGGAATGTGAACCATGTGAATCACCATTGTTTGAGGAGTACTGTACAAtgcaaggaagaaagaagaagtgCCTACATGGGATGGCATAGAGCTGCCTCACACTTGATACCTGTCTCCTGGGGGCAGGAGATCTGTCAGAGAGAATATTTCAGCTTAAGTGGAAAATGTTCTATTCATACATCTGGCTCATGAATCCTGTAACTGATTTCTGCTACAAAAATCAGGGATCCCTTCCAGGTGTTGGAGCTCACAATGGGAGCTGTTAAATGGCAACATGtatctcagcagcagctgccttctTCTTCCctgatttctgtttctgtgctagTAAACATTCCAATGATCTTTGAGACCAAAGCAACAAAGTTTGTATTTGTGTATAGCACTTGAATCAGTATTTTCTCTACCTCAACTTCCAAACTCACCTGACAAGTTGTAGCCTGACATGACTTTCTTGTCTACAAGGAGGTGGTACAGCATGATTGGCCAGagcaaatattttgcagtaGGACAATTTAATTTTGCTCCTTCTACCTAATATATTAGaattcatttttgtttgcatCTGTATATCAGTCCCTGTAAGATTCATATTTTCTGTCATGAGTCATGTTCCAAGTTCTAACCTGAGTGCAGAGTACATTTCAGGACTCATACTTACCAAGCAGCTGGGAGTAAAGAACATGTGATGTGCCTGGGTAGTATTTAGCAGAACAAATCTAATCCATCTCTGTGAGAAGAAGAAGATTTTGCAAGTCAAATGTTTTTTGATAGAAGCGTGAGAGAGTAGACCATGAGCACAAACAATAGCAGAAATCTTTGGGGGAAACAAAAAGATACATAGGTGGGATAAttattttgggatgggatgaacaaaagcagcagtttaTTCTTGTCTTACACACATGGCACAACATACAGAACCAGCACAAATAACTTACAAAATCTCATACACCATGCTTCCTCTTGAATAGCTTCTATTAAGTTACAACACCATAACGAATCAGGTATTTAGTTACGACAGATCTCCAGACATGGATAGTCTCCCATTCAAGGAGTTATTATTTTTGTAAGCTACTTAgacaaacatctttttttttttttacatgtttaaTACAGTACAGTATCCTTAACAGAGTTCAAGATATTCACAATGAGAATTGAATACTTtataaaacagcagaatttctcACCTCAGTACAGGCCTACATTCGCTCTCCTGCCTCTTTCTGGTTTAAAATGTATTACAAGTCGTCTTTACTCAACAATCCAAACTAAGAATtgctttaaatgaaaacaaaataaaacaaaacaaaacaaaataaaacaaaacaaaaaaactcaacaCATATTTACAGGGCTTTTtagatttaataaaaatttttttacttccctttcccattccaaCCCCCTTACCCCACAATAAACCTGCCATTTAGCTGGTAGAAATATTGACTCTCAAGCAGTTAtaaaaactaaggaaaaaaaaaaaaaattagtgacGACTTGTTGGATGCAAAATGAAAGATGATCATCACAGCCCAGCATTAATTCAAAAAGATGAATTGTTATCCCCTAATGTAATATTTTGTGTTCATTGGAGACAGATGATGCCTGCCATCTGATTTTTAGAGATAATGAACTACTTATGGGCCAGCGTACAAAAACCTCCatcttttttaattgaaagatGCCCCACTTTCTCTGATGCAATCATTTCCACCTCAGTTCTTTCCGTTTCAGAAATTGTAGCAACGCTGAGTGTGTTATACTGACCTAAACTCTCCCAGTCTCCATTGgataaaacagtattttgctATATCCATGGTCCCAGTGTCATTTCTGAGTTGATTCAGAAGAGTTTTGCTCTGTGATTGCACTACAAACCCCACTGAAGCCTGTGGGcatctttcctttcctttggtGGCTTTGGATTAGCTCTGCTTGAATGCAGCTGGCAAACTCTAGCCCTTAAGCAGTTAATCAGCTTTCTAAAGAAATAATCAAAAAAGATTCCTCTCCTTTATACATACAATACgcaatatttttacatttagcATTATCATAAAAAGCATGTTTATgtcattttgaaaatgtatttttacagaaatctATAAACACTGTTGTATCAAACACATTCTcaaaaactggagaaaatacTGACACAAAACCTGGAAGAGCCTCAATGGAATTCTCCCAGTGCTATTTGTCTACTtgcatatttcatatttcagtgtCCTTTCCTGCAAACATAATTTGGCCATATGAGAACAGGTAAAGTAGACAACAAATCCCCAACAGTTTTAAGTAGGACCTAGGTCTGTTGTTTAATGAGAGTAGATTGACATTCAATGTATGTTTGGTTTGTTCTAACCTGGCATGCCCATTTTGCTACCTTTACTCACAATGAGCAGTGCCTTAATTCCCAAGTAGTCTCATTTGCTTCAATGGGATTACACGTGACAAATGACATAtgcaaaaatactgaaaatggTTTTCCACTTTTTTAACCCTTCTTATGTTGACAACTAACATCACTATCTTCTTCTTTATATATATTGTACTTGAAAATGAAGTAGGACTAATACTTGCAAACAAATCTGTATCAGAAGTTAGTGCACAAACTTTAGGAAATAATTTGCTTATATTTGTGCTATAGTTCTGACAGCCTAAAAACCTATCTGGTGTGACCAAGACTAAATTTCACAGGTCTAAATGCTTTATTTGTACACTTGTTATTGTTACACTTGATATTTCTTCAGCCTGACACAATTTGAGTTTAGACATGTGTCACACTGACATGAAATCAGGATGTTACTTTCCCTTATGACCACCATTTTCAGTACAGTCAATAATGTACATTAATTCATATAATCAAAGTACTTTCCATGTACTTTGTCTACATAATATTGGAGAAATTATAAAGTGAATTTGGTTTCGTCTcctgcaaaattttaaaaatgcattgaaGTTTGTATATTGGTGCTGACTGTAATGGCATTTGTTACAGTCCAGGAGGTTAAATACAGGAAGTTAAACAGCAGAATaagattttcttgtttgtttattcactattttgtttattctttaatgaaacttaaaaaaaaaccaaaaccaaaaccaaaaacataaATCTGTTTTTTGTACTAGTGAATCTTTCAGATATACTTGGtaattatgaaaatgaaaagtaattGATTGTAATATTCTGTTACATCATCTCaacaaaaattcttttttatggcttgaaatatttaaagtgtAATCCTacctagaggaaaaaaatgcaagccATATCTAACCTCTAATTCTAGCTATACTGTAACACGTACAGTCACCCGTAAAGGAGCCCTTTTAACAAAAAATGTATGCTAACTTGATCACTAGTTTGAAGAATGTATCCATTTTGGTCACTGTAATAAAACAAACTATATATATAAACTTACTAAAAAAATTCGAGTgtaataataatatttcaaCACTGAAAAACAATAGTTTTACGCAACGTGATATGTGAAGCTAAATGTTAAAAGCATGTTCATTCTTTGGAATGATCAAAGTATAATTAAACAAACCTTACAAATAATGactaaaatttctttaaagGTTTTTTGGTGGAGGGGTGGAAGGAATTCCCCCCCTACTCACCCTCAATCCCCACGGCTTTTATAGATCTATCCCCTTCCCTAATAAGCCacaggtggggtttttttgtaattgtATTGTAATAAGGTTATTTCTATATATGAGTCACTAATAAATGACTCTTCCAAAACCTAGTTTGTTCTTGAGGTTTACAGTGCTTCAGAATTTACAGGCCACTTAAACTCTAGAAGAATATTAATCTGAACTAATTATGTTAAAGTTTAATGAAATAGAAATTCCATTATTtactgtaaaaattaatttaccttCTGTTCCAATAATCCAATCCAATTTTATTTCAAACCCCCCACCCccccttgaaaaaaaaaaaagttaaaagataGTAATTATacatagcaaagaaaaaaaaacttgctCCTTGCCTATGGAAATATATATAGTGTTTTGAGATCCAACCCTTCTTTTAGCTGCTAACCATCACATAACATATGCCATTTGGCAATTTGTCTCCTGGGATATTCACAAATTTCCTTCCAGTGCTCTCCACCTGTTCCTTCTGCTGAAGATCCCAAGGTTAACCGGCCAATGACCTCATTCCTTGACCCCCTATCTGAATCTAAAACCAGAAATTCAATGCTGATATCATCAAGGCCCTCACAAGGAATGTCAAAGACAAACAATTCATTGAACACTGCATTGGGAGTGCACTTCTTCACGTGggttttctttttagaaattCTTTTCTTGGCATGATACAGGTTCACTTTGACATAAGGGTctgcaataaaaagaaagagcTCAGATCAGCTATTGAACAGTGTTTAGAAATTCCTTGATCTAGTTTAAGGCAATTACATAATTATCCAATATAATTACATCAAGTTTCAAGTTATTAATGATTATACATCTAAtctgatgtttttattttttctttacatctGAATTAGCCCCTTTAATTTATCTTTATGGTCACCAAAATAGTGTTTAAGGCAGTCAGTGAGGTATAGACTGCAATCAAATGCAGGTGTTTCCCTTATAAGTCATGCCTCACAGTTAAACCAACAGCACCTCTACCACACTCAAAGATGGTCAGAAAGTGAACAAAATTCTAAAGGTCTCTGAAAAATATGTATCATTACACATTTATGTGTGAcagaaatttgcttttcatgCATTCTACTGCAGTATGATCTTCAGCACTAATCAAactcatgaaaagaaaatcttcagaAAGAATTGAATAAACTTGGGCTAAGAGAATGGAGAATGGAGgtatttttgctgcatttctgctggtTCCATTGAAGTCAATTAACTTGATTAAATTGAGGCCACCAATTGTTTTTGAACAAATCTGACAATGAACTTTAAATGTAAGGGTATGTTTGCTGTTGGAGTGTGTATCTGTCTTTACACCTGTGCTGTACTACTGTTGAATATAGAAAGTGAAAATGTCCATAATTTTAGCTGCCAACCAACTCTGAGTGTTTGCATTCATCATACTTATTTAATTGTTGTGAGTTTCCCTTTCTATTGTCTTCAATAATGGCCATATTTATTCTTTCAGAgtagacattttaaaattcagccCTTTCAATTACTTTGGCatttattctgtgaaattttGGGCCTGTTTCCAGGTTCTCGTGATGCAGTGATGTAGTACAAAATCTTCTCTACTGAACCCAGTCAAACATGATATTTTCTGCAATCAGCCAAGTTAATCATCAAGAACACCTgaatacttttttaaaagaagtaatACTAAAACTGAACAGTATTTATACAGTTTATGTCACAGTTATCAGATTTAAATGGTTAGATGAGTAGaagttgttttttcccttgagCTGACAAGAGTCTACTAGCAATAATAGAGTAATAGAGAGGGTGTAATAGAGTATCTCTACACTTTCACATTCTATTGCCCTAATGAATATTTCAAAAACAGGGCTTAATGAAAACAGTCACTGGCTTTAAAATTATTGTATGTCATATAAGTATAATATCTAAATAAATATCAAACAGTGGATTCACACTggtttccatttctttcttttttcctttttttttttttttttttttttttttttagaaatcaaGGAGATTGTAAAAATGGAAGAGCTTctgagtatttaaaaattacccTCTTCTCAAGGAGGCTGAATTGTGGAATTGTTTATTTTATCCCACAGAAACACCACTTCACCCTCCTTGTTTTCCAAGATTAATATTGGAATGAGGGGAAAGTCACAGAGGAAATTATGACTTTCCTGAGTGCAGTATGCTGCTGACACCCAAATATCTATTGCACCGGGTCTTATcaatgaacagaaaataataatgtaaaacTGTTTAAATTAAGTAGGTGTTCAGGTGCAACATGGCTCCCTGCAGAAATACTGCATTCCTATTATAGTTAGCAAGGTTTTCCTGGGGGatgcaggaaaagcaaacaaattttCTATCTTTACTTGTAAGAAGTGCAGTAAACAATGGGTGTTCCATAGGGTTCAGGCAGGTTCTGTGATTAGGAGGGCTTTTTTTACCAAGTTATTTTTCCACGTGGATAAACATCAGGCAGGTCTGTTGAGATCAACTGGCTATCATGCTGCCTTCATGAAACCACCACCTTCTCCTGTGACTTTGGGGTAAAGTACATATCCACTCTTTCAGTCAAGCAAATTGTTGGGCTCCATATACATCCTTTCTCCTTCtgatttgtgaaaaaaatttagATAAAAAGGAAGATTTATATGGTACTCCATGAGAGTTACCTATAgatttgtttcatttaattCAGGATGGGCTAGTTTTCCAGGCAAATTGGAGTATGAGAAAtagaaaaactgttttattgGCTGTAGTGATGATTATTCAGTGCTTCCCAAACCTactccttctgcttcttttcataATATAGAGTGAAATGGTAGACTATAAGTTCTATaaagaagagcagcagatgtGGTACTACAGCCCTTTTTTGTGTACTGTTGTTTTTGTGTGGCAGTCATATATAAGACATTAAATTTTATACTGTTATTATGTTATATAGTCTTAATGTGCCTTCTATGTGCAATTCTAGAATTGGCTTCAGTGGAGCTTCCACTGAATGAGAAATGGCAGCAGAcatggagaagagagaaaaaacctGATCCCTCTTAGTGCATCCCAAGTTTAGCTCATGATAAAGTATGTGTGCCATtctgcagcctcctcccagcactggcacagctcacCTTTTCACCTTGCCAAAAAATGTTAGTGCTCAGTGGGCCAAATTCAACACAGAGGTGaggctgtttttcttctgagataAATCATATGATAATCTCACTCAATACTGATCTTCTACAAATAAACTCATTTTTTGTCGTAAATAAAGGTTTTGGTATCTGCAAACAACATCCCACACTTATGGCAGATGGGTTCTGTTCAAGACAATCATAAAACTCATTGGTTTCTACTGCTAACAGATGTCACCTCTTTTTTTATGTGATTGAAGAGCAAATTTGTAAAGCACATACCCTGGAAATAAAGCATTGACCTAGATATTAATAAAATGAATAGGATGTAAATAAtagaaacagcatttctgtatttttgggaatttttagtctttgaaatgcagcatttcagcTGTCTTTTATCATTCTGTTTTATACTCTTAGGGCATATTCATTATTAAAACCATTACCTGATAATCCTGACACATCAGATTTAGGTAGATGCCTGGCTTTTAGAACAACGACAGTGAGTGTGTTTGTTGTAGATTGATAACAGAGAGAGACCAGTAATTCTCCACGGCCAGATGATTTCTGAggaaattaaagggaaaaaaaaaaaaaaaggaataaaactaTTAATAAGCAATTATATTGACCAAGATTTAAACCAGAGTTTAGAAGGTTTATGAAATGTCACAGAAGGGTATGTTCTGAAATTGTGTAGAAGGACATAACATGTGCAACTTTTCTGATTTACATAGTGAAtataatttccttctttattaGTTATATAACTTTTCCTATTGTTTATCAGActgaacaaaaatgaaaatagatgGACAATATAGGTTGATATGACATCACTATCTCTGGAGAGTAGAAattaaatcctgaaaaaaaaacctcagttaaaaaatgaaaattatcttAAGCAATGAAAAATTCCATAATGATATATTGGGAGCAAAAAATCTaggtaaggaaaaaatattctgtaaagtATTTTAAACAGAATGGATTCAAACTGTCAGTGAAATCTTATCCCATGACACTCTAAAGCAGTATAATATACGTGAAATAAAGGTGAGATCAAAGATTTTCTCCATGATTATTTGATTTGAATTTGCAGGAATTTGAAGATTTATTTCAAAGGGAGAAGGAAGAcaaggaaaacaagagaagaTGGTACCTTTTATACCAGAAAATCCAATAAGTTATCAACAAAAGATCAGTGACATATTTGTTGCCATATAGTGATAGAATTGCAAAATAACAGTATAAGTATGTTGCCTAGTAGACATTGATTTTATTTGGTAGTATGCTTGTCATTTGAAACCAATCATGCTGAATGTCAATATACATTCCACTTCCTTAGCATAGATTTAAGAGACATGTGTGTGTGATGCCTGCGCATTTCTGTAGTTTAGCTGGAGTGGTTGTAAATGACCCTTGCATCCTGAATTGAGACAACACagcatgaaatatttctgtcccAGTAAAGTCGGGAAGTTTTGTTGGTAACTCCAGCAAGTCTGTGATTTCACCCTTACTACTTTTAATAAACCTGCAGCCTGTATCACAATTCATTAGGGACAAGATGGTAGCAGCACCAATGTGCTACATCATCACATGCTACAACATCAACAATAGGGTCTCTAGAAGGCCCCACTTCCCTAACTATGGACTACCTACATTCCTTAAGAATGCACTACACAACCCATGCAGTTGGGTTTTCCATTGACTTCAGTAAGATTTGAGAAAGAATTATGTCAAGTATggaaggggatggaggagaaatggaataatacataaatatttttattctttcatttaaaagcaattaaaagcaAATCAGTGGGGGTTGAGTCTGCTTGAGCTAACTGATATGGGTCCACTCAAACCTGCTGGACCAGATGAATAAGAAATTAGAGCTTAGGGCATTAGCAATTTCTTTCAAGGTTCTTGTtgtaatgtgtttttttttattgcatttatgtAATGGCTTCCTCACACTGCCATTAGGAAAGCATCTCAGGAATTGCCTGGTgagctttttggtttttctttccaagaTGGCAGCAGCATTACACGAGAATCATAGCTAACCCTGTGACAACATTTTcaaacttcaaataaaaaagatgTTACCCTAACATTTCTTTTGATGATCTCTCTGTCCATTAGCAGCCTTCCTTCCGAGAGTTCAATTCCAGCAAGGGGGATGAGGACTTCTCCAATGACATCATCTCTGGAAAATCTGTCAAAGCTCAAGACCATGAAGTGAAGTGTTAAGTCTTGAATTTGGCTGTAGGGGATCCCATAAAACGTAAAAGTCTCATCGAAAGCTGGATCTAAGGTTTTTCTCAGCACTCTGGTTTTCACCTTGTGCTTTTTCTCAGGCAGGATTGTCATTTTGATGTAGGGATCAGAAGTCATTGACTGTTCATCCATTGCTGGCAGCCCACGAGCTTCTTTGATGTTCActacaaatgcttttttctcAAAGTTGTACtctaaggagaaaaagagagttCCTAGCTTGTCTTGTTTATCTTCAGATGACAGAGAAGTGATGGATTTTAAGCTGTCAGGGGATACTgaatctttcttcctttctgcaAAGTGCTTAGGAGATGAATTTTCAGGATCTGGAGAGCCTTGcatttttgtggttgttttggGGAAATTGCCATTTAGATCTCTCTTCTCTAGATCAAGATGGAGAGAATTCTTTGGCATTGCTGATTTATTCTTTGCTTCACTTTTATCATCTGCTCCAAACTTCTTTTTGCTGTTGAGATTCTCAGGATAAATATCAACCCCCTTCAGAACATGGACAAACTTGTATGGAGGGGTCTTATTAGACTTGGAAGATTTGCGCTGGCAGCAGATCCAAgcaaagagagagacagagaagaCAAGGCCAAATGCACTAAAGATCCCAACCACTGTAGGAATTTCATCTGCAAATCAAATAAATAGCAACAAGCACATAAGCAGCAGTACCTTGAATTCTGCGTGATATTTAATAAAGCAATAATTAAGTAAAACAAACTGATACGAGATGGTGATATCAGCAGGATTGACAGACTGGAATTGCTCTGCA
Above is a window of Oenanthe melanoleuca isolate GR-GAL-2019-014 chromosome Z, OMel1.0, whole genome shotgun sequence DNA encoding:
- the SYT4 gene encoding synaptotagmin-4 isoform X1; translation: MAPIADSRQQFDEIPTVVGIFSAFGLVFSVSLFAWICCQRKSSKSNKTPPYKFVHVLKGVDIYPENLNSKKKFGADDKSEAKNKSAMPKNSLHLDLEKRDLNGNFPKTTTKMQGSPDPENSSPKHFAERKKDSVSPDSLKSITSLSSEDKQDKLGTLFFSLEYNFEKKAFVVNIKEARGLPAMDEQSMTSDPYIKMTILPEKKHKVKTRVLRKTLDPAFDETFTFYGIPYSQIQDLTLHFMVLSFDRFSRDDVIGEVLIPLAGIELSEGRLLMDREIIKRNVRKSSGRGELLVSLCYQSTTNTLTVVVLKARHLPKSDVSGLSDPYVKVNLYHAKKRISKKKTHVKKCTPNAVFNELFVFDIPCEGLDDISIEFLVLDSDRGSRNEVIGRLTLGSSAEGTGGEHWKEICEYPRRQIAKWHMLCDG
- the SYT4 gene encoding synaptotagmin-4 isoform X2, whose product is MAPIADSRQQFDEIPTVVGIFSAFGLVFSVSLFAWICCQRKSSKSNKTPPYKFVHVLKGVDIYPENLNSKKKFGADDKSEAKNKSAMPKNSLHLDLEKRDLNGNFPKTTTKMQGSPDPENSSPKHFAERKKDSVSPDSLKSITSLSSEDKQDKLGTLFFSLEYNFEKKAFVVNIKEARGLPAMDEQSMTSDPYIKMTILPEKKHKVKTRVLRKTLDPAFDETFTFYGIPYSQIQDLTLHFMVLSFDRFSRDDVIGEVLIPLAGIELSEGRLLMDREIIKRNKSSGRGELLVSLCYQSTTNTLTVVVLKARHLPKSDVSGLSDPYVKVNLYHAKKRISKKKTHVKKCTPNAVFNELFVFDIPCEGLDDISIEFLVLDSDRGSRNEVIGRLTLGSSAEGTGGEHWKEICEYPRRQIAKWHMLCDG